The following are encoded in a window of Pseudomonas sp. JQ170C genomic DNA:
- a CDS encoding FAS1-like dehydratase domain-containing protein, whose protein sequence is MNTPDYASWVGRIEESRDQLSHTLVKRIAATLGQAAPNPGEALPLLWHWAFFQEPVTGAGLGPDGHPALGGFLPPAHNRQRMWAGSRLSFHHPLRVDAQVERISTLLKVEEKHGRTGSLLFVTVRHEIYQNGECALVDEQDIVYREPSPPKLSNTEALMAGQWQETIEPDATLLFRYSAVTFNGHRIHYDWPYVTETEGYPGLVVHGPLIATLNLRAFQRAHPQAIVKTFSFRGVRPLISPQPFQVVGALVAPGKAQLQAGNQDGTAQVGDVTYIEGGAQ, encoded by the coding sequence ATGAACACCCCTGATTACGCGAGCTGGGTTGGCCGCATCGAAGAAAGCCGCGACCAGCTCAGCCATACCCTGGTCAAGCGCATCGCCGCCACCCTGGGCCAGGCAGCCCCCAACCCCGGGGAGGCCCTGCCACTGCTCTGGCACTGGGCGTTCTTCCAGGAACCGGTGACCGGGGCCGGTCTTGGGCCCGACGGTCACCCGGCACTGGGCGGCTTCCTGCCACCGGCCCACAACCGCCAGCGCATGTGGGCGGGCAGCCGCTTGAGCTTCCATCACCCGCTGCGGGTCGATGCCCAGGTCGAGCGCATTTCCACGCTGCTCAAGGTCGAGGAAAAGCACGGGCGCACCGGCTCGCTGCTGTTCGTCACGGTGCGCCACGAGATCTACCAGAACGGTGAGTGCGCCCTGGTCGATGAACAGGACATCGTCTATCGCGAACCCTCGCCGCCGAAGCTGAGCAACACCGAAGCGCTGATGGCCGGCCAATGGCAGGAAACCATCGAACCCGATGCCACCCTGCTGTTCCGCTATTCGGCGGTCACCTTCAACGGCCACCGCATTCATTACGACTGGCCCTATGTCACCGAGACCGAAGGCTATCCGGGGCTGGTGGTACACGGCCCGCTGATCGCGACCTTGAACCTGCGTGCCTTCCAGCGCGCCCACCCGCAGGCCATCGTCAAAACCTTCAGTTTTCGTGGCGTGCGCCCGCTGATTTCACCCCAGCCGTTCCAGGTTGTCGGCGCGCTGGTGGCCCCCGGGAAGGCCCAGCTGCAAGCGGGCAACCAGGACGGCACCGCGCAAGTCGGCGACGTCACCTATATAGAAGGAGGCGCGCAATGA
- a CDS encoding HpcH/HpaI aldolase/citrate lyase family protein has protein sequence MTQAVIRSALFVPATRPERIPKALASGADRVIVDLEDAVEESLKDQAREHLERFLHGHPGVQVLVRVNAPEHRAHAADLALCQRYVEVCGVVLPKAESPAQVLLAAATGKPVLPIIESARGLAALPAIAGTAGVERLAFGSLDLGLDLNLRSGSPGAERLLDQARYAVLLHTRVAGLAPALDGVFPGIHDTAGLCLAAQTARDMGFGGALCIHPGQVAVIHAALRPSDEALDWARRVLRAAHHTDGAFALDGEMVDAPVIARARSLLAQGGDA, from the coding sequence ATGACCCAGGCAGTGATCCGCAGTGCCCTGTTCGTACCCGCCACCCGTCCCGAGCGCATTCCCAAGGCCCTGGCCAGTGGCGCCGACCGGGTCATCGTCGACCTCGAAGACGCCGTCGAGGAGTCCCTCAAGGATCAGGCCCGCGAACATCTGGAGCGCTTTCTGCACGGGCATCCTGGCGTACAGGTGCTGGTGCGGGTCAATGCACCTGAGCACCGGGCACACGCGGCGGACCTGGCCTTGTGCCAACGCTATGTCGAGGTCTGCGGCGTTGTACTGCCCAAGGCCGAGTCACCCGCCCAGGTGCTGCTGGCCGCTGCGACCGGCAAGCCGGTCCTGCCGATCATCGAAAGCGCCCGGGGCCTGGCGGCGCTACCGGCCATTGCCGGCACAGCGGGCGTCGAGCGCCTGGCCTTCGGCAGCCTGGACCTGGGCCTGGACCTGAACCTGCGCAGTGGCAGCCCCGGCGCCGAACGGCTACTGGACCAGGCCCGCTATGCGGTGCTGCTGCACACCCGTGTCGCTGGCCTGGCGCCGGCCCTGGACGGGGTGTTCCCCGGCATCCACGACACGGCCGGCCTGTGCCTGGCCGCCCAGACCGCCCGCGACATGGGCTTTGGCGGTGCCCTGTGCATTCACCCAGGCCAGGTCGCGGTGATTCACGCCGCCTTGCGCCCCAGCGACGAGGCTTTGGACTGGGCCAGGCGGGTGCTGCGAGCGGCGCACCACACTGATGGAGCCTTCGCCCTGGACGGCGAGATGGTCGACGCACCGGTCATCGCCCGTGCCCGCTCGCTACTCGCACAGGGGGGTGATGCCTGA